From Thermoleophilia bacterium, a single genomic window includes:
- a CDS encoding arylsulfotransferase family protein, whose product MSRALIVVASIGMFGAFAAPAPAAKTKPSKPKTVRPVAVYPIPGTPVAGPKTTISFRGLNPDKLGKIKVVGAKSGRHFGSRLVHSDGRGVSFVPKRPFVKGEHVRVKTDLRIYNARKGDYKFKIGQYYGNDDEVAGPGTPPTTDGLHSRPDLKPPPMVVEGNPAQAAPGKFFLSPKEDGLMIVDNYGRTSWFQPTGFGGNGQSVMNFQTQTYRDKPVLTYWRGASSARGFSQVGAYEILNEKYNTIKKMTPGNGFSPDIHEFALTDRNTALTLSYEGVRWDTSKVGGTTDKVLDNVIQEVDIKTGAVMFEWHSLGNVPLNSSAGEPPTDGTAYDYFHANSIKVDGNSYLISGRRSSSIFRIDRATAKIRWQLRGDGGEGSFAMGEGTSFAYQHDARRLPNGNISLFDNGSGRNVPTINEESSGLILKLSGKNGSLKADLVQRYEHPGTPVVSSSQGDIDVQSNGNALVGWGSVARATEFSEAGDVILDITFPEAAVSSYRAQKDRWTGVPKGRPAIASEATGGGTTVWASWNGATQIAEWNVLSGPNENSLDKIASKNWADLETEIAAPAAGAVIAVEAVDKNGDALGQSAAVPVGTQSE is encoded by the coding sequence TTGAGCCGTGCCTTGATCGTCGTTGCATCAATCGGCATGTTCGGAGCCTTTGCGGCCCCGGCCCCCGCGGCCAAGACCAAGCCGTCCAAGCCGAAGACCGTCAGGCCCGTCGCCGTCTACCCGATCCCCGGGACTCCGGTCGCCGGCCCCAAGACCACGATCTCTTTCCGTGGCCTGAACCCGGACAAGCTCGGCAAGATCAAGGTCGTCGGAGCCAAGTCCGGCCGCCATTTCGGCAGCCGCCTGGTTCATTCGGACGGCAGGGGCGTCAGCTTCGTCCCGAAGAGGCCGTTCGTCAAGGGTGAGCACGTGCGCGTGAAGACCGACCTCAGGATCTACAACGCCAGGAAGGGCGACTACAAGTTCAAGATCGGCCAGTACTACGGCAACGACGACGAAGTGGCCGGTCCCGGCACCCCTCCCACGACCGACGGACTTCATTCCCGGCCGGACCTCAAGCCGCCGCCCATGGTGGTCGAAGGCAACCCCGCCCAGGCAGCTCCGGGCAAATTCTTCCTTTCACCGAAGGAGGACGGCCTGATGATCGTCGACAACTACGGCCGGACCTCCTGGTTCCAGCCGACCGGTTTTGGTGGCAACGGACAATCGGTGATGAACTTCCAGACCCAGACCTACCGCGACAAGCCCGTCCTGACTTACTGGCGAGGCGCTTCCAGCGCCAGAGGCTTCTCCCAGGTCGGCGCTTACGAGATCCTCAACGAGAAGTACAACACGATCAAGAAGATGACTCCGGGCAACGGCTTCTCGCCCGACATCCACGAGTTCGCCCTGACCGACCGGAACACCGCCCTGACCCTCTCTTACGAGGGCGTCAGGTGGGACACCAGCAAGGTCGGAGGAACGACCGACAAGGTTCTGGACAACGTCATCCAGGAAGTCGACATCAAGACCGGCGCCGTGATGTTCGAATGGCACAGCCTCGGCAACGTTCCGCTCAATTCCAGCGCCGGCGAGCCGCCGACCGACGGAACCGCGTACGACTATTTCCACGCCAACTCGATCAAGGTCGACGGCAACAGCTACCTGATCTCCGGCCGGCGCTCGAGCTCGATCTTCCGGATCGACCGCGCTACCGCCAAGATCCGCTGGCAGCTGCGCGGTGACGGCGGCGAAGGCAGCTTCGCGATGGGTGAAGGCACCAGCTTCGCCTACCAGCACGATGCCCGGCGCCTGCCGAACGGCAACATCTCGCTGTTCGACAACGGCTCGGGCCGCAACGTGCCGACGATCAACGAGGAGTCGAGCGGTTTGATCCTCAAGCTGAGCGGCAAGAACGGCTCGCTCAAAGCCGACCTGGTCCAGCGTTACGAGCACCCCGGAACTCCGGTGGTCTCGTCCTCGCAGGGCGACATCGACGTCCAGAGCAACGGAAACGCGCTGGTCGGCTGGGGATCGGTCGCGAGGGCGACCGAGTTCAGCGAAGCCGGTGACGTGATCCTCGACATCACGTTCCCGGAGGCCGCGGTCAGTTCCTACCGTGCTCAGAAGGACAGGTGGACCGGCGTGCCGAAGGGTCGCCCGGCCATCGCCAGTGAAGCAACCGGCGGCGGCACCACTGTCTGGGCCAGTTGGAACGGCGCCACCCAGATCGCGGAGTGGAACGTCCTCTCCGGGCCCAACGAGAACAGCCTGGACAAGATCGCCAGCAAGAACTGGGCTGACCTCGAAACCGAGATCGCCGCTCCCGCAGCCGGAGCGGTCATCGCGGTCGAGGCAGTGGACAAGAATGGAGATGCCCTCGGACAGTCGGCCGCGGTACCGGTCGGCACTCAGTCCGAGTAG